One part of the Mycolicibacterium aromaticivorans JS19b1 = JCM 16368 genome encodes these proteins:
- the thiD gene encoding bifunctional hydroxymethylpyrimidine kinase/phosphomethylpyrimidine kinase — protein MNLLPLTPPGRTPLRVMTIAGSDSGGGAGIQADMRTFALLGLHSLVAVTAVTVQNSLGVKGFHEIPTDVIAGQISAVVTDIGVQAAKTGMLASSQIIETVAGTWRDLGLAGTTPFVVDPVCASMHGDPLLHPSALETLRSQLFPLASLVTPNLDEVRLLVGIDVVDEQTQRDAAKALHALGPQWALVKGGHLRGSTHSPDLLYDGTDFHEFDAPRVETGHDHGAGDTLGAATVCALAHGYSMPDAVAFGKAWVTECLRAAYPLGSGHGPVSALWRLQS, from the coding sequence GTGAATTTGCTCCCCCTGACCCCGCCGGGCCGGACGCCACTGCGGGTCATGACCATCGCCGGCTCCGACTCCGGTGGCGGCGCGGGTATCCAGGCCGACATGCGCACCTTCGCCCTACTCGGGTTGCACTCGCTGGTCGCCGTGACTGCCGTGACTGTACAGAACTCATTGGGCGTCAAGGGTTTTCACGAAATTCCGACGGACGTGATCGCCGGCCAGATCTCGGCGGTGGTCACCGACATCGGCGTGCAGGCCGCCAAGACCGGCATGCTGGCCTCCTCGCAGATCATTGAAACGGTGGCGGGCACATGGCGTGACCTCGGCCTGGCGGGCACCACGCCGTTTGTCGTCGACCCGGTCTGTGCCTCGATGCACGGCGACCCGCTGCTGCACCCGTCGGCACTGGAGACCCTGCGCAGCCAGCTCTTCCCGCTGGCCAGTCTGGTCACCCCCAATCTCGACGAGGTCCGACTGCTGGTGGGTATCGACGTCGTCGACGAGCAGACCCAGCGCGATGCCGCCAAGGCGCTGCACGCACTGGGCCCGCAGTGGGCGCTGGTCAAGGGGGGCCATCTGCGCGGGTCGACGCACAGCCCGGACCTGCTGTACGACGGCACCGACTTCCACGAGTTCGACGCCCCGCGGGTGGAGACCGGCCACGACCACGGTGCGGGTGACACGCTGGGGGCGGCCACCGTGTGCGCCCTGGCTCACGGGTACTCGATGCCCGACGCCGTCGCGTTCGGCAAGGCGTGGGTCACCGAGTGCCTGCGCGCGGCGTATCCGCTTGGCAGCGGCCACGGGCCGGTGTCGGCGCTGTGGCGGCTGCAGTCATGA
- the thiC gene encoding phosphomethylpyrimidine synthase ThiC: MSAFVDPTVTTGPIAGSTKIYRDGVPFRRVGLSNDEHLDLYDTSGPYTDADAVIDLHAGLPGRPGVVADRGTQLQRARAGEITAEMAFIAVREGVDAELVRDEVARGRAVIPANHRHPESEPMIIGKAFAVKVNANIGNSAVTSSIAEEVDKMVWATRWGADTIMDLSTGADIHTTREWILRNSPVPVGTVPMYQALEKVNGDPTRMTWEIYRDTVIEQCEQGVDYMTVHAGVLLRHIPLTVKRVTGIVSRGGAIMAAWCLAHHQESFLYTNFDELCTILARYDVTFSLGDGLRPGSIADANDAAQFAELATLGELTKVAKAAGVQVMIEGPGHVPMHKIVENVRLEEELCEEAPFYTLGPLATDIAPGYDHITSAIGAAIIAQAGTAMLCYVTPKEHLGLPNRKDVKDGVIAYKIAAHSADLAKGHPRAQERDDALSRARFDFRWHDQFALSLDPDTAREFHDETLPAEPAKTAHFCSMCGPKFCSMRITQDIRDAMDTKSEEFAAHGNRVYIPLENSVP, from the coding sequence ATGAGTGCTTTTGTCGATCCCACCGTCACCACCGGCCCGATCGCCGGTAGCACGAAGATCTATCGCGACGGCGTTCCGTTTCGCCGGGTCGGCCTCTCGAACGACGAACATCTGGACCTCTATGACACCTCGGGTCCCTACACCGACGCCGACGCGGTGATCGACCTGCACGCCGGGCTACCCGGGCGGCCGGGCGTAGTCGCAGACCGCGGCACCCAACTGCAGCGGGCCCGCGCCGGTGAGATCACCGCCGAGATGGCCTTCATCGCGGTCAGGGAGGGCGTCGACGCCGAACTCGTGCGCGACGAGGTGGCGCGCGGCCGGGCGGTGATCCCGGCCAATCACCGCCACCCGGAGAGCGAGCCGATGATCATCGGCAAGGCCTTCGCGGTGAAAGTCAATGCCAATATCGGCAATTCGGCGGTCACCTCGTCGATCGCCGAGGAAGTCGACAAGATGGTGTGGGCCACCCGGTGGGGCGCCGACACCATCATGGACCTGTCCACCGGCGCCGACATCCACACCACCCGGGAGTGGATCCTGCGCAACTCCCCTGTTCCGGTCGGCACGGTGCCGATGTACCAGGCGCTGGAGAAGGTCAACGGCGACCCGACCCGGATGACGTGGGAGATCTACCGCGACACCGTGATCGAGCAGTGCGAGCAGGGCGTCGACTATATGACCGTGCACGCCGGCGTGCTGTTGCGTCACATCCCGCTGACGGTCAAGCGCGTCACCGGGATCGTCAGTCGCGGCGGCGCGATCATGGCCGCCTGGTGCCTGGCTCATCATCAAGAATCGTTCCTGTACACCAACTTTGACGAACTCTGCACGATCCTCGCCCGCTACGATGTCACGTTCTCACTGGGTGACGGCTTGCGTCCGGGTTCGATCGCCGATGCCAACGATGCGGCTCAATTCGCCGAGCTGGCCACCCTCGGCGAGCTGACGAAGGTCGCGAAAGCCGCTGGGGTGCAGGTGATGATCGAAGGCCCCGGCCATGTGCCGATGCACAAGATCGTCGAGAACGTGCGACTCGAGGAGGAGCTGTGCGAGGAGGCGCCGTTCTACACACTGGGTCCGCTGGCCACCGACATCGCACCGGGCTATGACCACATCACGTCGGCGATCGGGGCGGCGATCATCGCCCAGGCCGGCACCGCGATGCTGTGTTACGTGACGCCGAAAGAGCACCTCGGCCTGCCCAACCGCAAGGACGTCAAGGACGGCGTGATCGCCTACAAGATCGCCGCCCACTCCGCCGACTTGGCCAAGGGCCACCCCCGTGCGCAGGAGCGCGACGATGCGCTCTCGCGGGCCCGGTTCGACTTCCGCTGGCACGACCAGTTCGCGCTGTCGCTGGACCCCGACACCGCCCGCGAGTTCCACGACGAGACACTGCCCGCCGAGCCCGCCAAGACCGCACACTTCTGCTCGATGTGCGGGCCGAAGTTCTGCTCGATGCGCATCACGCAGGACATTCGCGACGCCATGGACACCAAATCCGAGGAGTTCGCCGCACACGGCAACCGGGTGTACATCCCTCTGGAAAACTCAGTGCCGTGA
- a CDS encoding MFS transporter, whose product MDHDHPHYKWVVLSNTTLGILLASINASIVLISLPAIFRGIDLNPLAPGNVSYLLWMLMGYLVVTAVLVVPFGRLGDMFGRVRIYNIGFVVFTLAAIALSFDPFHLDGGAIWLIAWRVVQGVGGAMLMSSSSAILTDAFPANQRGMALGVNMVAAVAGSFLGLLIGGVLSEVHWQAIFWVGVPIGVIGTLWSVRSLKELGVRNPGRVDWAGTITFGVGLTVLLIGITYGIQPYGDSTTGWMSPMVLGSIIGGLALLVAFCFIELRVLQPMVDIRLFRSAAFGMGNLAGLMSSVGRGGLQFMLIIWLQGIWLPLHGYSFESTPLWAGIYLLPATFGFLAAAPIAGSLADRFGARPFTVGGMLLMAATFVALLLIPVNFNYWVFAVLVFLNGIGGGIFTAPNTAAIMSSVPASQRGAASGVRSTFFNAGNSLSIGIFFSLMIVGLAHTLPTAMSQGLQAQGISASVAHDVANLPPVGSLFAAFLGYNPIGELLAPYNALHQPGVNADVLTGQTFFPNLITEPFHSGLVVVFGAAALMMVIGAIASMFNPGRYGVAEVTEDQAPATTTAE is encoded by the coding sequence ATGGACCACGACCACCCGCACTACAAGTGGGTGGTCCTGTCCAATACGACGCTCGGCATCCTGCTGGCCTCGATCAACGCGTCGATCGTCCTGATCTCCCTGCCCGCGATCTTCCGCGGTATCGACCTGAACCCCCTCGCTCCCGGCAACGTCAGCTACCTGCTGTGGATGCTGATGGGCTACCTCGTGGTGACCGCCGTACTGGTGGTGCCGTTCGGCCGTCTCGGCGACATGTTCGGCCGGGTGCGGATCTACAACATCGGCTTCGTCGTGTTCACCCTGGCGGCCATCGCACTGTCATTCGACCCGTTCCACCTCGACGGCGGCGCCATCTGGCTGATCGCCTGGCGTGTGGTCCAGGGCGTCGGCGGCGCGATGCTGATGTCGTCGTCGTCGGCCATCCTCACCGACGCCTTCCCGGCCAACCAGCGTGGCATGGCGCTGGGCGTCAACATGGTGGCGGCCGTTGCCGGCTCATTCCTGGGCCTGCTGATCGGCGGCGTGCTGTCCGAGGTGCACTGGCAAGCGATCTTCTGGGTGGGCGTGCCGATCGGCGTGATCGGCACTCTCTGGAGCGTGCGCTCGCTGAAGGAACTGGGCGTGCGTAACCCCGGCCGCGTCGACTGGGCAGGCACCATCACATTCGGTGTCGGGCTGACCGTTCTGCTCATCGGCATCACCTACGGCATCCAGCCCTACGGCGATTCGACGACCGGCTGGATGAGCCCGATGGTGCTGGGCTCGATCATCGGCGGCTTGGCGCTGCTGGTGGCGTTCTGTTTCATCGAGCTGCGCGTGTTACAACCGATGGTCGACATCCGGCTGTTCCGGTCGGCGGCCTTCGGCATGGGCAACCTCGCCGGACTGATGTCCTCAGTCGGCCGCGGTGGCCTGCAGTTCATGTTGATCATCTGGTTGCAAGGCATCTGGCTTCCGTTGCACGGCTACAGCTTCGAATCGACTCCGCTATGGGCGGGTATCTACCTGTTGCCCGCGACATTCGGTTTCCTGGCTGCAGCACCGATCGCCGGATCGCTCGCCGACCGGTTCGGCGCGCGGCCATTCACCGTCGGCGGCATGCTCTTGATGGCTGCCACTTTCGTTGCCTTGCTGTTGATTCCGGTGAACTTCAACTACTGGGTATTCGCGGTTCTGGTGTTCCTCAACGGCATCGGTGGCGGCATCTTCACCGCACCAAACACCGCGGCGATCATGTCGAGCGTCCCCGCTTCGCAACGCGGGGCCGCCTCGGGGGTGCGCTCGACGTTCTTCAACGCGGGCAATTCGCTGTCCATCGGGATCTTCTTCTCGCTGATGATTGTCGGGCTGGCCCACACCCTGCCCACCGCGATGAGCCAAGGCCTCCAGGCCCAGGGTATTTCGGCTTCGGTCGCCCACGACGTGGCCAACCTGCCGCCTGTCGGCAGCCTGTTCGCGGCGTTCCTGGGGTACAACCCGATCGGCGAACTCCTGGCGCCCTACAACGCGTTGCACCAGCCCGGCGTCAACGCCGACGTGCTGACCGGGCAGACGTTCTTCCCGAATCTGATCACCGAACCGTTCCACTCCGGCTTGGTGGTGGTGTTCGGTGCCGCCGCGCTGATGATGGTGATCGGCGCGATCGCCTCGATGTTCAACCCGGGCCGCTACGGCGTCGCGGAGGTCACCGAAGACCAGGCGCCCGCGACGACGACGGCCGAGTAG
- a CDS encoding membrane protein — protein sequence MSAEPLIKATGLVVAATGLSHFVRPELFESATMSAFPDNTLQHTYIDGGIETAIGLALIAPKTRKLAVAGLLAYGAYLGANIVRNR from the coding sequence ATGTCAGCAGAGCCGTTGATCAAAGCGACCGGGTTGGTTGTGGCCGCCACCGGGCTGTCGCACTTCGTGCGCCCGGAGCTGTTCGAATCCGCCACCATGTCGGCGTTTCCGGACAATACGTTGCAGCACACCTACATCGACGGCGGCATCGAGACGGCGATCGGGCTGGCCCTGATCGCACCCAAGACTCGCAAGCTCGCGGTGGCCGGATTGCTGGCCTACGGCGCCTATCTGGGTGCCAACATCGTCCGCAACCGCTGA
- a CDS encoding GNAT family N-acetyltransferase: protein MASLPPVGSRVSIRYRLPAGTTPPMSDVIGELLAQDPVIMVRTKSDGVVEVRPADVVAVRELSVVPVRTSEIRNLEHAAALAWPGTERSWHDGWLLRAAGGYTSRANSAVPLDFSSSLTGLPAIVDWYAQRDLEPWLALPERLLPIRADGIKHTRVMVTDITATEPDEAVTFLPSPDAAWLACYQRDVPPEVLTAVVDGEVAFASTAGAAVGRGAITTAPDGTRWLGISAVHVDAGHRRRGHARRLCRALLDWGAQRDADRAYVQVLSDNSGAITLYHSLGFRLHHHHRYVDARSLSPRTL from the coding sequence ATGGCCAGCCTGCCGCCGGTCGGCAGCCGGGTGAGCATCCGCTACCGCCTGCCCGCGGGCACCACACCCCCGATGTCCGACGTGATCGGTGAGCTTCTCGCGCAAGACCCGGTGATCATGGTGCGCACCAAGTCCGACGGAGTGGTGGAGGTTCGCCCGGCCGATGTGGTCGCGGTTCGGGAGCTCAGCGTGGTTCCCGTGCGCACCTCTGAGATCCGGAACCTCGAGCACGCGGCCGCGCTGGCCTGGCCGGGCACCGAGCGCAGCTGGCACGACGGCTGGCTGCTGCGGGCCGCGGGCGGGTACACCAGCCGAGCCAACTCGGCTGTGCCACTGGACTTCTCGTCGTCCCTGACCGGCCTGCCCGCGATCGTGGACTGGTACGCGCAACGCGACCTGGAGCCGTGGCTGGCGCTGCCGGAGCGGCTGCTGCCGATTCGCGCCGACGGCATCAAGCACACCCGGGTGATGGTCACCGACATCACCGCCACCGAACCGGACGAGGCGGTGACCTTCCTGCCAAGCCCGGATGCGGCCTGGCTGGCGTGCTATCAGCGCGACGTGCCGCCCGAGGTACTGACGGCGGTGGTCGACGGGGAGGTCGCCTTCGCCTCGACGGCCGGCGCCGCGGTCGGGCGGGGAGCGATCACCACCGCACCGGACGGCACCCGATGGCTGGGAATCTCGGCCGTGCACGTCGACGCCGGGCACCGCAGGCGCGGGCACGCCCGACGGCTGTGCCGGGCCCTGCTCGACTGGGGCGCGCAGCGCGACGCCGACCGGGCGTACGTGCAGGTGCTGAGCGACAACTCGGGCGCGATCACGCTGTATCACTCGCTGGGTTTTCGGCTGCACCACCACCACCGCTACGTCGATGCCCGGTCGTTGAGCCCCCGTACTCTGTAG
- a CDS encoding exodeoxyribonuclease III: protein MRLATWNVNSIRARVDRVVDWLGRADVDVLAMQETKCADDQFPTMPFLEAGYEVVHCGFNQWNGVAIASRVGFDDVQVGFDGQPSWGKDDDAKAEARALAATCGGVRVWSLYVPNGRTLADPHYQYKLEWLAALRNTAEAWLQDDPQAPIALVGDWNIAPTDEDVWDISVFHGATHVSEPERKAFNDIVETKFTDVVRPFTPGPGVYTYWDYTQLAFQKRRGMRIDFILGSPALAERVTHAEIVKDERRPGKKGDPSPSDHAPVLVDVSR, encoded by the coding sequence TTGCGCCTGGCCACCTGGAACGTGAATTCGATTCGCGCGAGGGTGGACCGGGTCGTGGACTGGCTCGGCCGCGCCGACGTCGATGTGCTGGCCATGCAGGAAACCAAGTGCGCTGACGACCAGTTCCCCACCATGCCGTTCCTGGAAGCCGGCTACGAAGTGGTGCACTGCGGATTCAACCAGTGGAACGGCGTCGCGATCGCCTCGCGCGTCGGGTTCGACGACGTCCAGGTGGGCTTCGACGGCCAGCCCTCGTGGGGTAAGGACGACGACGCCAAGGCCGAGGCTCGTGCGCTGGCGGCCACCTGCGGCGGCGTCCGGGTGTGGAGCCTGTACGTGCCCAACGGCCGCACCCTGGCCGATCCGCACTATCAGTACAAACTGGAATGGCTTGCCGCTCTTCGCAATACAGCGGAGGCCTGGCTGCAGGACGATCCGCAGGCGCCGATCGCCCTGGTCGGTGACTGGAACATCGCGCCGACGGACGAGGACGTCTGGGACATCTCCGTGTTCCACGGCGCCACCCACGTGTCGGAACCGGAACGCAAGGCGTTCAACGACATCGTCGAGACCAAGTTCACCGATGTGGTGCGCCCGTTCACCCCCGGCCCCGGGGTCTACACCTACTGGGATTACACCCAGCTGGCGTTCCAGAAGCGTCGCGGCATGCGCATCGACTTCATCCTGGGATCACCGGCATTGGCCGAACGGGTGACACACGCCGAGATCGTCAAGGACGAACGCCGACCGGGCAAGAAGGGCGATCCCTCCCCCAGCGACCACGCGCCGGTGCTGGTCGACGTGAGCCGGTAG
- a CDS encoding flavin-containing monooxygenase translates to MPTQYDAIIVGAGFGGIGAAIELKRLGFDNFAILDREDDLGGTWYVNHYPGLTVDVPTTTYSYFFEPNPNWDRLFSTGAEIKQYADNVADKYDVRRHIRFNTTVESARWDEEDNVWRVTVADGDTLAARYLITATGFLSQPRTPEIPGIDTFEGKIVHTAAWDDSYDATNRKIGIIGTGATAVQLIPELARDAADLTVYQRTAIYVVPKFDIKFSARAKRLFARVPLSQRIIRAVTDFVYEVLVDWGILHYSRFPLGNRAAAYLSKVWRFAVIRDKELRRKLTPDYAFGCKRPTFSNKFYRAFTRPNVYLQSSGIDHIEADGIVANDGTKSVIDTLVLATGFDLWEANFPAIEVIGRDGRNLGKWWRETRFQAYQGVSVPYFPNFLSLASPYAFLGLNFFNSMEYQMRHMDRLFGELKQRGATTFEITEEANSRYLDEMTELLGTSLFTLGNCATARSYYFNPSGEATLLRPMTTHEALREASTYPLSDYHIS, encoded by the coding sequence ATGCCAACGCAGTACGACGCGATCATCGTGGGCGCCGGTTTCGGAGGAATCGGCGCGGCGATCGAGCTCAAGCGCCTCGGATTCGACAACTTCGCCATTCTGGATCGCGAGGACGATCTGGGCGGCACCTGGTACGTCAACCACTATCCCGGGCTGACCGTCGACGTCCCCACCACCACGTATTCGTATTTCTTCGAGCCCAACCCGAACTGGGACCGGCTGTTCTCCACCGGGGCCGAGATCAAGCAGTACGCCGACAACGTCGCGGACAAGTACGACGTGCGTCGCCACATCCGGTTCAACACGACCGTCGAGAGCGCCCGCTGGGACGAAGAAGACAACGTGTGGCGGGTCACGGTCGCCGACGGTGACACCCTGGCGGCGCGGTACCTGATCACCGCGACGGGCTTCCTCTCGCAACCGCGCACCCCCGAGATCCCGGGCATCGACACCTTCGAAGGCAAGATCGTCCACACCGCGGCGTGGGACGACAGTTACGACGCGACCAACCGCAAGATCGGCATCATCGGCACCGGCGCCACCGCGGTCCAGCTCATCCCCGAATTGGCCCGCGACGCAGCCGATCTCACCGTTTATCAACGCACGGCCATTTATGTCGTGCCCAAGTTCGACATCAAGTTCTCCGCCAGGGCCAAGCGGCTGTTCGCCCGCGTGCCGCTGAGCCAACGCATCATTCGCGCCGTCACCGACTTCGTCTACGAGGTGCTGGTCGACTGGGGCATTCTGCATTACAGCCGTTTCCCGCTGGGTAACCGCGCCGCGGCCTACCTCTCCAAGGTGTGGCGCTTCGCCGTCATCCGGGACAAGGAACTGCGGCGCAAGCTCACCCCGGACTACGCCTTCGGCTGCAAACGGCCGACGTTCTCCAACAAGTTCTATCGGGCATTCACCCGACCGAATGTGTACCTGCAGTCCAGCGGGATCGACCACATCGAGGCCGACGGGATCGTCGCCAACGACGGCACCAAGTCCGTCATCGACACCCTGGTGCTGGCAACAGGTTTCGATCTCTGGGAAGCCAATTTCCCGGCCATCGAGGTGATCGGTCGCGACGGCCGCAATCTCGGGAAGTGGTGGCGCGAAACCCGATTCCAGGCCTATCAAGGCGTATCGGTTCCGTACTTCCCCAACTTCTTGAGCCTGGCCAGTCCGTACGCGTTCCTCGGCTTGAACTTCTTCAACTCGATGGAATATCAGATGCGGCACATGGACCGGCTGTTCGGCGAACTGAAGCAACGGGGGGCAACCACGTTCGAGATCACCGAAGAAGCCAACTCCCGCTATCTGGACGAGATGACCGAGCTGCTCGGCACCTCTTTGTTCACCCTCGGCAATTGCGCGACGGCGCGGTCGTACTATTTCAATCCCAGTGGTGAGGCGACGCTGTTGCGGCCGATGACTACGCACGAGGCACTACGCGAAGCGTCGACGTACCCGCTCTCCGACTACCACATCAGTTGA
- a CDS encoding alpha/beta family hydrolase — protein MTDLDEIAGVAHEPDGAPAGVVVLTHGAGGSRESPLLIRICDEWASRGWLAIRYNLPYRRRRPKGPPSGSAGGDRDGIVDALTLARSMAAGPLLAGGHSYGGRQTSMVVAEHPGLVGVLTPFSYPLHPPGKPDRLRTEHFGAITVPTVFTHGTADPFGTIDELREAATLVPAPVSIVEVTGARHDLGSTKLDVPTLAVDAALAALS, from the coding sequence ATGACCGACCTCGACGAGATCGCCGGCGTCGCACATGAACCGGACGGCGCCCCGGCCGGCGTAGTGGTACTGACCCACGGTGCCGGCGGCAGCCGGGAGTCGCCCCTGCTGATCAGGATCTGCGACGAGTGGGCCTCCCGCGGTTGGCTCGCGATCCGCTACAACCTGCCCTACCGCAGGCGCCGCCCGAAGGGTCCGCCGTCGGGGTCGGCGGGCGGCGACCGGGACGGGATCGTCGATGCGCTCACGCTGGCCCGGTCAATGGCCGCGGGTCCGCTTCTGGCCGGCGGGCATTCCTACGGGGGTCGGCAGACGTCGATGGTCGTCGCCGAGCATCCCGGCCTCGTCGGCGTGTTGACCCCGTTCTCCTACCCCCTGCACCCGCCCGGCAAGCCAGACCGGTTGCGCACCGAACACTTCGGCGCCATCACCGTGCCGACGGTGTTCACGCACGGCACCGCCGATCCGTTCGGCACCATCGACGAACTCCGCGAGGCGGCCACGCTCGTTCCCGCGCCGGTGTCGATTGTCGAAGTCACCGGCGCCCGCCACGACCTCGGCTCCACGAAGCTAGACGTGCCCACCCTCGCCGTCGACGCCGCGCTGGCGGCACTGTCCTGA
- a CDS encoding NADP-dependent oxidoreductase — protein MPALTNRQILLRRRPSGLVQSTDTELVTTHAPDLAEGEALLRTTYVGLDAAVRTWLDDQPSYLPPVQLGEVIRAAGIGEVVESRCDAFTVGDIVTTLTGFQDYAIIRDDMFSTPIPGETDQLAIMSVYGPTGATAYFGMTDIGRPKEGETVVVSAAAGATGSVAGQIAKIAGARVVGIAGGPDKCRAVVEDFGFDACIDYKNDDIPASLKQHCPKGVDVYFDNVGGPILNAVLGRLAPRARVVLCGVISSYLTGEHPGPANYVNLLAKTASMQGFNALDMWGRFDEAFADLRRWESEGKLVHRETVFHGLEACVDALNGLFTGANIGKMLVKVSEPAKV, from the coding sequence GTGCCCGCGCTGACGAATCGCCAGATACTCCTTCGCCGCCGCCCCTCGGGCCTGGTGCAATCGACCGATACCGAGCTGGTCACCACGCACGCACCCGACCTCGCCGAGGGGGAGGCGCTACTGCGCACCACGTATGTGGGCCTGGATGCTGCGGTCCGCACCTGGCTGGACGATCAGCCGAGCTACCTGCCGCCGGTGCAACTCGGTGAGGTCATCCGCGCCGCCGGTATCGGGGAGGTCGTCGAATCACGCTGCGACGCGTTCACGGTCGGCGACATCGTCACCACCCTGACCGGCTTCCAGGACTACGCGATCATCCGCGACGACATGTTCAGCACGCCCATCCCGGGTGAGACGGATCAGCTGGCGATCATGAGCGTGTACGGGCCGACCGGCGCCACCGCCTATTTCGGCATGACCGATATCGGCCGGCCGAAGGAGGGCGAGACGGTCGTGGTGTCGGCGGCGGCCGGTGCCACCGGTTCGGTGGCGGGCCAGATCGCCAAGATCGCCGGTGCCCGGGTGGTCGGCATCGCCGGCGGCCCGGACAAGTGCCGGGCGGTGGTCGAGGACTTCGGGTTCGACGCCTGCATCGACTACAAGAACGACGACATCCCGGCCTCGCTGAAACAGCACTGCCCCAAGGGGGTTGACGTCTACTTCGACAACGTCGGCGGTCCGATCCTGAACGCCGTGCTGGGTCGGCTGGCCCCCAGGGCGCGGGTGGTGCTGTGCGGGGTCATCTCCAGCTACCTGACCGGTGAGCATCCCGGGCCGGCCAACTACGTCAACCTGCTGGCCAAAACGGCCTCGATGCAGGGGTTCAACGCCCTGGACATGTGGGGCCGCTTCGATGAGGCGTTCGCCGATCTGCGCCGCTGGGAATCCGAGGGCAAGCTGGTGCACCGCGAAACCGTCTTCCACGGTCTGGAAGCCTGCGTCGACGCGCTCAACGGACTGTTCACGGGTGCCAACATCGGCAAGATGCTGGTGAAGGTCAGCGAGCCCGCAAAGGTCTGA
- a CDS encoding APC family permease, with product MPAVSTLQRRLGITDAVIIGLGSMVGAGIFVALAPAAAAAGSWLLVGLAVAAVVAYCNANSSARLAARYPQSGGTYVYGRERLGDFWGYLAGWSFVVGKTASCAAMALTVGFYVWPAYAHAVAVAAVAALTAVNYRGVQKSALLTRVIVAVVLAVLAAVVVIVAASGRGDVDQLRLGHGTVLGVLQAAGLLFFAFAGYARIATLGEEVRDPARTIPRAIPMALGLALVIYAAVAVTVLTTLGPERLATAAAPLADAVRVAGAAGFEPVVRICAAVAALGSLLSLILGVSRTTVAMARDHHLPGGLATVHPRFGVPHRAEVAVGVVVAVLAAVADVRGVIGFSSFAVLVYYAVANASAWTLGRRIIPAVGLVGCVVLSVALPLPTVLSGAGVLVLGAVIYAVRRLRYDRDSHDLDTGGKPG from the coding sequence ATCCCGGCCGTGAGCACGCTCCAACGCCGTTTGGGCATCACCGACGCCGTGATCATCGGGCTCGGCTCGATGGTCGGGGCCGGCATCTTCGTCGCGCTGGCGCCCGCCGCCGCGGCGGCAGGATCCTGGCTGCTGGTCGGGCTGGCGGTTGCCGCCGTGGTCGCCTACTGCAACGCCAACTCGTCCGCGCGGCTGGCGGCCCGCTACCCCCAATCAGGCGGCACCTACGTCTACGGGCGGGAACGGCTCGGCGACTTCTGGGGCTACCTGGCCGGCTGGAGCTTCGTGGTCGGCAAGACCGCCTCGTGTGCGGCGATGGCACTGACCGTCGGCTTCTACGTATGGCCCGCCTACGCCCACGCGGTGGCCGTCGCCGCGGTGGCGGCGCTGACGGCGGTGAACTATCGCGGTGTCCAGAAATCGGCGCTGCTGACCCGCGTCATCGTCGCCGTCGTGCTGGCGGTGCTCGCCGCCGTCGTGGTGATCGTGGCCGCCTCGGGACGCGGGGACGTCGACCAGTTGCGGCTCGGCCACGGCACGGTGCTCGGGGTGCTGCAGGCGGCCGGTCTGCTGTTCTTCGCGTTCGCCGGCTATGCGCGGATCGCCACCCTCGGTGAGGAGGTCCGCGATCCGGCCCGGACCATCCCACGGGCCATCCCCATGGCACTCGGGCTCGCTCTGGTCATCTACGCGGCCGTTGCGGTCACGGTGCTCACGACTCTGGGTCCGGAGCGATTGGCAACAGCCGCAGCACCATTGGCGGACGCGGTACGCGTTGCCGGGGCGGCCGGCTTCGAGCCGGTGGTGCGGATCTGCGCCGCGGTGGCGGCGCTGGGCTCCCTGCTGTCGCTTATTCTCGGGGTGTCGAGAACCACCGTGGCGATGGCGCGCGATCATCACCTGCCCGGCGGGCTGGCCACCGTGCATCCGCGGTTCGGCGTTCCGCACCGCGCCGAGGTGGCCGTCGGGGTGGTGGTCGCGGTGCTCGCCGCGGTCGCAGATGTCCGTGGGGTGATCGGCTTTTCGTCGTTCGCGGTGCTGGTGTACTACGCGGTCGCGAACGCATCCGCCTGGACGTTGGGGCGCCGCATCATTCCCGCGGTCGGGCTGGTCGGCTGCGTGGTGCTCTCGGTTGCACTGCCACTTCCGACCGTGCTGTCCGGGGCGGGGGTGCTCGTCCTTGGCGCCGTCATCTACGCGGTTCGGCGGTTACGGTATGACCGTGATTCCCATGACCTGGACACCGGTGGAAAGCCGGGCTGA